AGCTGGAAAATGCATCCATGAAGGAAAGTATTTCGTGTCCAGCTGTGGCTTCTACCAGCCGGTCGATGTGTGGTAATAGGAAGGTGTCTTTTGGGCATGCTTTGTTGAGATCGGTGAAATCGATGCACACTCTCCATTTTCCATTTTTCTTTTTTACTACGACTGGATTTGCGAGCCAGTCAGGGTATTGGACTTCGCGAACGGAACCGATTTTAAGGAGCTTGTCAACTTCGTCGTTTACAGCCTTGGCTCGTTCGGGTCCCAACTTTCTTCGTTTCTGATTGATAGGCTTAAACGTAGGATCGGCGTTTAGGTCGTGGGGGCGATACTGATGTCGATTTTGGGCATGTCTGCTGCGGACCACGCTAATGTTTTGATATTTTGCTTGAGGAAAGACAAAAGATCATTCTTCACTTTAGGAGGGAGGTCGTTCCCGATGTTGACGCTTTTTTCTAAGGAGTTTCGTCTAGGGCGACGACGCTTAATAGGTCTCTGGCGGAGTCTTTTACTGTGATATCGCGGATGAGTGAGACATTCTCTCCTTGCAGGGGCATCCTTTGTAATCCGGCCATATAACAGGCTCGAGATTGTTTCTGGCTCCCGCGTACAGTTTTCTCGCCGGTCGGTGATAAAAACTTCAAGCACTGGTGGTAAACCGAAGGGACCGCCTTCATCTGGTGTATCCAAGGATGTCCTACGAAGGCGTCGAAGGGCATGAAATGATCAACCACGGTGAACTCGGTCTCCAGTTCGATGTCGTAAGTTTTGGTGGTTCGTGGCACTATCCCGAGTGATCGGATCGACTTTCCTTCAAAACTATTGAGGGGAGTCATTTCGTGATC
This genomic interval from Brassica oleracea var. oleracea cultivar TO1000 chromosome C2, BOL, whole genome shotgun sequence contains the following:
- the LOC106324105 gene encoding uncharacterized protein LOC106324105 is translated as MPHDDALVITLELVSTIFSKIFVDTGSAVNGVSQMTLRLISQPTPVIDHEMTPLNSFEGKSIRSLGIVPRTTKTYDIELETEFTVVDHFMPFDAFVGHPWIHQMKAVPSVYHQCLKFLSPTGEKTVRGSQKQSRACYMAGLQRMPLQGENVSLIRDITVKDSARDLLSVVALDETP